In the Gossypium arboreum isolate Shixiya-1 chromosome 10, ASM2569848v2, whole genome shotgun sequence genome, one interval contains:
- the LOC108473761 gene encoding uncharacterized protein LOC108473761: MSVAPYDTSASLNPTCRRNPPLPSPLLPSLGSAIENGVIWDSVYFVRIAQCGYEYEQCYAFLPLLPACIFAFSPTVFAPLDTIISYRAVLALSGYVVCNVAFIFTAMYFYRLSVIILKDPNVALQASILFCFNPAYIFYSSIYSESLYALFSVGGCYYLVSRVNSIVVLWLAL; the protein is encoded by the exons TGTCGCCCCTTACGACACCTCCGCATCTCTCAACCCAACTTGCCGCCGCAATCCTCCTCTTCCTTCTCCTCTTCTCCCTTCTCTCGGTTCCGCCATCGAGAACGGTGTCATTTGGGACAGTGTTTACTTCGTCCGGATTGCTCAGTGCGGGTATGAATACGAGCAGTGCTACGCGTTTCTGCCCTTATTGCCGGCTTGTATTTTTGCCTTTTCGCCAACAG TTTTCGCGCCATTGGATACGATTATCAGTTATAGAGCAGTGTTGGCGTTGTCTGGTTATGTTGTTTGCAATGTGGCGTTTATTTTCACGGCGATGTACTTTTACAG GCTTTCAGTTATTATTTTGAAGGACCCCAATGTTGCATTGCAGGCTTCCATTTTGTTTTGCTTTAATCCAGCGTACATATTCTACTCATCAAT ATATTCTGAGAGcttgtatgccttgttttcagtTGGTGGATGCTACTATTTAGTATCTCGTGTAAATAGTATTGTGGTGCTTTGGCttgctttgtaa